In Helianthus annuus cultivar XRQ/B chromosome 3, HanXRQr2.0-SUNRISE, whole genome shotgun sequence, a single window of DNA contains:
- the LOC110930002 gene encoding pentatricopeptide repeat-containing protein At1g71490, with protein sequence MLLTSLKQSSTQHNLSKAFNTFSLILQHTHNHKTDTLLQSLASLFACCSQINAISQGKQLHAFAISSGLSASPVLVPKLATFYSFSNLLNDAYIVTETSNILHPLPWNVVISGYVRAGCLKDGLFVYRKMVGKGVIPDKFTYPSVLKACGEDFDLGFGREVHESIVKAGLEENLFVRNALVFMYGKCGDLNVARQLFDEMPVRDCVSWNSIISGYACKGMWREAFELFDRMRDENVEVNMIIWNTVAGGYLKTRNYVRVLKLISQLRASGAEWDPVAVINGLGACSHIGVLKIGKEVHGQAIRTCCHGYDNVRNALITMYARCKDLKRAYIVFNLVENKSVITWNSIISGFAHCDNAEEATFLFREMLNSKTEPNYVTIASILPVCARVANLQHGKEFHCYITKHDEFKDYLLLFNSLIDMYARSGKILLAKRLFDSLTKRDEVTYTSLIAGYGVQGEGQMAVDLFEEMIRSNIKPDHVTMVAVLSACSHSALVNQGQTLFKKMYNVYNIKPRLEHFSCMVDLYGRAGLLRKAEEIISTMPYDPTPAMWATIIGACRIHGNRELGELAGEKLLEMRPRNSGYYILMANLYADYGCWEKLAEVRLLMRELGVNKVPGCAWLDVGSGFTEFLAADTRNIKAVEMYNLLDGMSEQLKEAGYVMSFDKDELMEA encoded by the coding sequence ATGTTACTAACCTCCCTCAAACAATCGTCAACTCAACACAACCTATCAAAAGCATTCAACACTTTCTCTCTTATCCTACAACACACCCACAATCACAAAACCGATACATTGCTACAATCACTGGCTTCTCTCTTTGCATGTTGCTCACAGATCAACGCAATCTCACAAGGTAAACAACTTCACGCATTCGCAATCTCTTCCGGCCTCTCAGCATCCCCTGTTTTGGTCCCAAAATTAGCCACATTTTACTCTTTTTCCAATCTTTTAAACGATGCATACATTGTCACTGAAACTTCAAATATTTTGCACCCTTTACCTTGGAATGTTGTTATTTCTGGGTATGTTAGAGCTGGGTGTCTGAAAGATGGGTTGTTTGTGTATAGGAAAATGGTGGGTAAAGGGGTTATACCTGATAAGTTTACTTATCCGTCTGTGCTTAAGGCTTGTGGTGAAGATTTTGATCTGGGTTTTGGGAGGGAGGTTCATGAATCCATTGTGAAGGCGGGTTTGGAAGAGAATTTGTTTGTGCGTAACGCCTTGGTGTTTATGTATGGGAAATGTGGGGACTTGAATGTCGCTCGCCAgttgttcgatgaaatgcctgtGAGAGATTGTGTTTCTTGGAATTCGATAATATCGGGGTATGCGTGTAAGGGCATGTGGAGGGAAGCGTTTGAGCTTTTTGATCGTATGCGGGATGAGAACGTGGAAGTGAATATGATAATTTGGAATACTGTTGCTGGAGGGTACTTGAAGACCCGTAACTACGTACGGGTGCTGAAGTTGATTTCTCAATTGAGGGCGTCTGGTGCTGAATGGGATCCGGTGGCTGTGATTAATGGGTTAGGTGCGTGTTCGCATATCGGTGTGCTGAAAATAGGTAAAGAAGTTCATGGTCAGGCTATTCGAACTTGTTGTCATGGATATGATAATGTTAGAAACGCATTGATAACAATGTACGCAAGGTGTAAGGATCTTAAACGTGCGTATATTGTATTCAATTTGGTTGAAAATAAGAGTGTGATCACTTGGAACTCTATAATATCTGGTTTTGCACACTGCGACAATGCAGAGGAAGCCACCTTTCTGTTTCGGGAAATGTTAAATTCTAAAACCGAACCCAATTATGTGACGATAGCAAGCATACTTCCTGTATGCGCTCGAGTGGCAAATCTACAACACGGTAAAGAATTCCATTGTTACATTACAAAACATGACGAGTTCAAAGATTATTTATTACTGTTTAATTCACTTATCGACATGTATGCACGATCCGGTAAAATCTTGCTGGCTAAAAGACTGTTTGATTCTTTAACCAAAAGAGATGAAGTGACCTACACTTCACTCATAGCTGGTTACGGAGTTCAAGGCGAGGGTCAAATGGCTGTTGACTTATTCGAAGAGATGATTCGGTCAAACATAAAACCGGACCATGTGACCATGGTGGCGGTTCTGTCAGCTTGTAGTCATTCGGCTCTAGTCAACCAAGGTCAAACTTTATTCAAAAAGATGTACAATGTATATAACATAAAACCTcgtttggagcatttttcttgTATGGTTGATCTTTACGGGCGAGCTGGATTATTGCGTAAAGCAGAAGAAATAATAAGTACAATGCCTTATGACCCGACACCTGCCATGTGGGCCACCATTATCGGAGCATGTAGAATTCACGGAAACAGAGAGTTGGGGGAACTTGCAGGTGAAAAACTGTTGGAAATGAGACCTCGAAATTCGGGATATTACATATTGATGGCGAATTTGTACGCGGATTATGGATGTTGGGAAAAACTAGCGGAAGTTAGGCTTTTGATGAGGGAATTGGGTGTGAATAAGGTTCCTGGTTGTGCTTGGTTAGATGTAGGGTCTGGATTTACCGAGTTTTTGGCGGCGGATACTAGGAACATTAAGGCGGTTGAGATGTATAATTTGTTGGATGGAATGAGTGAACAACTGAAAGAAGCTGGTTACGTCATGTCTTTTGATAAAGATGAACTTATGGAGGCATAG